AGAAACTTTTGATGCATCAATTGAGGCTAAATCCAACACCAATTGCTCTAGATTAATCAAACCATCAATTCAATTGTATATAAAGAGGAATGTAAAATCAGAAGAGTGAAAGAAATTACTCAAAACTCACCTTCTTTCTGCAGAATTTGAACAATGGACTCAAATACCGAGCACATTGCTTAAACGTTGCCACCATCGACTTCCCTTTAGCGGTCCTCTTTTCCGTCTCATTCATCTCATCAAGCTCCTGATTCCACTCATTCAACAACTTCTTGAAAAACACCAAAATCTTATCTTCATCGCACAACTCCTCAAAATTCGCCTTCATTCTCTTAATATCCTTGTCGTGATCAACCCCCGAAGATGCCCCGTCGCCGCTGAGATCCTTATCCCCATCCCCACCATCCTCATCCTCGCCTCGATCCTCCCTCGACTTCCTCTTCCTGTCGCTCACAATCCCCGACTTCTGCCGCTTCTTCAGCTCCACAATATCCCGCAGGAAGTCATTCGTCTGCCCTTCCGTCATATCGTCGTCTACCTCGAATAGCCCGGCCTTCAGCACGTACTTGAGGCGGTCGAGCCTCGCCTCGTCGTCTTCGCCGAAGAGCGTCACCGGCTGTTTGAGAAACCGGAGGCGGCGGATCACCTCCTGCTTGGGTAGATTGAGATTGTCGATGTTCTGCTCCTCGACCAGGGATTTGGACGAAGAAGATTCGGGCTTGGATTTGGAGGTGTCGGTGTTGGAATTTGGGTCTGATGAGGAAGATTTCGTATCCTTACTCTGGTGATCTTGCTGCAGCTGCTTCTTGAGGAGGGCTTTGGCTTCGGATTCCCGCTTCTCCTCCTCGCGCAGCCGCTGGAGTCGTTTCTGCTCGATTTCGGAACGCTTGAAAAACTTCTTTCCGCCGACGTCCTGCTCCAGACTCTGCCGTTTCTTCAGCATTTCCTGCTTGAGAATGTCCATAGTGTCGGTTCAATTATGGCGAAGATTGGTTCGATTCAATAAGTATCGATTCAGTTATGGCGAAGATTGGTTCGATTAAAGAGTGCGTAAGTGAAATGTGGATTGGGGATCTGGGGCTAGCTAGGGTTTTCTTCAGGTTTGGGTAGTAGCTTTGTTGAAGAAGGGTATTTTCGTTAATAAGAAACAGTTTAAATTCGGACTTCGATATGGATAATTTGTAGGAGACTTTAGAGCATCCAGTCTCGCTGCGGGCTGCGGGACGAGACCGCAGCGAGATGCTGCTGCGGGTGCTCCGTCTCGTCGCTTAGCTCGGGGGAAGGGGTGGGATGCGGGCTGTCTCGTCACGCGCGTCGGTCACGTAGCGAGCAGTGGTTGGGGCGTGACACCCACTCGCCGACTGTGCGTCGATTAAAAATAGCATAAAATCGACGCCCACTCGCACAGTCGGCGAGTGGGTGTCAATTTTAggctatttttaattattatttttttaaaaaaatctgaataataaaaaaaaagttgatcatttttttcgaccattttttttacacttttttttaaattttttttcttttttcccactttcatctataaatataattcaatttccacacacaaacactacactCTCACAAACACTACACTTTCACAACACTATCATATCATCTCTTTTTCCTCTCTAATTTCTGCAAAAATGTCCGGTGACGGAAACTCCGGCGGTGAGGGCGGCAACTACGACTTGAACGCGTTTGTTGACTGGGGGGCATGTACAATGTTTTAGGTgcttccggttccggttcgtcGCCGAGCACCCAAGGCTCGGCGACGCcggcgtaccaaacaccaTCTTTTCCAGTtgatgcatactatcgtccTCCCTGGGGTCCGAGGAGCTCACAAAGGCAAGGATTATCTCAAATTAGAGAGGATATTCCAGAGGAACACACTCCGGAGGCGGTGGAGGACGGCGACCGTCATCCATACACACAAGCAGAGACTATGGTTCTGTTCGATGCTTGGATCAATACGTCGAACGATCCCAACctcgggaatcaacaaacccGCAAGTGTTTCCTCCGGTATACGACGTCGGCCGCAAGGGAATAAGGCAGCGAAGGCGGCTAGagggggagggggaggggccGAGGTGAATCAAGCCAGGCGGGTTCCCATGGGCCGCCGTCCTccctaatgtccatgtacTTCACCGCCACGATGGTTGACACTTCCCGCATGACGCCTCCCCAATATCAAGCCCATCTTGTCGGCATTGTGTATCTGACAAATCAATTTGGTATTCAGCCTCCACCTAGCTTGAGGGCACCGCCACCGCCTTCGGGGGATGATTCGCCGGAGGAATAGTTTTTACAATTTAAGggtacaatttttaatttatagtactttaaattatgtctttttattttttaggattttaattatgtgtttttttattttttttaagattttaaattgtaattttcttttatttaataaagtgtgtttttattaattgaatttgttggaaataaaaataaaaaatgaaattgaatgaatagttaagggatgggatggttaagagatggatagATGCAAGTGATagctcttagttaagagatgaggtAAAAAGTGCAGTGGGGctcatgaatagttaagggataaGACGGTATTGAGACACGGATGCGGATGGCCTAAAGGCCAAATGTGGTCCCAAACATATGGTTGGTTTACGAATTTAGTCTtgaacattatctttttgattgtTGAGTCCCTCACAAATGAACTCGGACCGTAATTAGTCCAAAATTGACGACGTCGTTAATAAATATTGGTGATTGCTTTGTAATccaaatttgaccaaattaaattactaattataattagttaCCCCTAATTAAAGTCCTTAATTTCTATTAGCAAAAAGTGGAAGCAACATACctggaaaatatattaaaacaaatgcaaacaaaaaaaaactttttcaaaataaaaaatacaacacTTAggcaaaatcaaacaaacaacACTTAAAATCACATTTAGAAACAAAAGGAATTCGAAGCATCGTtcatcattcttcttctcaaGCAAACTTCGTCGAAACTCTACCCAATTCTTCGAAACGACGAACTCGCAACAGCACGCCTGAAAAAGAGTGAATAAACCCAAGGTCACTCGGCTGTACATGCGGAGGAGGAAGGCTGTTTCTTCAGGTCCTGGTCCTTCGACAGCGACTGTAAATACACCCCAATCCCCGCCGCCTCAAAACTCTCCACAACCCATGCCGCCTCAAAACCCTCCTGTACGAG
The nucleotide sequence above comes from Salvia hispanica cultivar TCC Black 2014 chromosome 5, UniMelb_Shisp_WGS_1.0, whole genome shotgun sequence. Encoded proteins:
- the LOC125190600 gene encoding pre-mRNA-splicing factor 18, which translates into the protein MDILKQEMLKKRQSLEQDVGGKKFFKRSEIEQKRLQRLREEEKRESEAKALLKKQLQQDHQSKDTKSSSSDPNSNTDTSKSKPESSSSKSLVEEQNIDNLNLPKQEVIRRLRFLKQPVTLFGEDDEARLDRLKYVLKAGLFEVDDDMTEGQTNDFLRDIVELKKRQKSGIVSDRKRKSREDRGEDEDGGDGDKDLSGDGASSGVDHDKDIKRMKANFEELCDEDKILVFFKKLLNEWNQELDEMNETEKRTAKGKSMVATFKQCARYLSPLFKFCRKKVLPDDIRQALMIVVKCCMKRDYLAAMDHYIKMAIGNAPWPIGVTMVGIHERSAREKIYTNSVAHIMNDETTRKYLQSIKRLMTFAQRRYPTMPSKAVEFNSLANGSDLQSLLAEEMMSEGKQAEERLLLTGAPKDD